A genomic segment from Halomicroarcula saliterrae encodes:
- a CDS encoding phosphatase PAP2 family protein: MDHFLADLLDALVRLDAVTMERIVAWRSPLATKLLTSATGLGSATAALVFVGVCYLAGWDEEYRHALVGLALSGVVVGTLMLTIARPFPPQPVCLTGGSETVATSFPSGHAAAVTVYAMTARRSETLPAGVVTALAGAVAFSRIYLGTHYLTDTVVGVAIGIAAFLLAEQLLARVDVTALERRASEAVGRE, encoded by the coding sequence ATGGACCACTTCCTCGCCGACCTGCTCGACGCCCTGGTACGGCTCGACGCGGTCACCATGGAACGCATCGTCGCGTGGCGGAGCCCGCTCGCGACCAAACTGCTGACCTCGGCGACAGGGCTCGGCTCCGCGACGGCGGCGCTCGTCTTCGTCGGGGTCTGCTATCTCGCCGGCTGGGACGAGGAGTACCGCCACGCGCTGGTCGGGCTGGCGCTCTCGGGCGTCGTCGTCGGCACGCTCATGCTGACAATCGCGCGCCCGTTTCCCCCGCAGCCGGTCTGTCTGACCGGTGGGAGCGAGACAGTTGCCACGTCGTTCCCCTCGGGCCACGCCGCCGCCGTCACGGTGTACGCCATGACCGCCCGGCGCTCGGAGACGCTGCCAGCCGGCGTCGTCACGGCACTTGCGGGCGCCGTCGCGTTCTCCCGAATCTATCTCGGCACCCACTACCTGACCGACACCGTCGTCGGCGTCGCCATCGGTATCGCGGCGTTCCTGCTGGCCGAGCAGCTGCTGGCGCGAGTCGACGTGACGGCACTGGAGCGGCGTGCCAGCGAGGCCGTCGGGCGGGAGTGA
- the trpB gene encoding tryptophan synthase subunit beta — protein MPSPGEFEEFGGRHVPEPLEEPLAQLAEAFDDLKDDPEFREEFEYLLEHFAGRPTPVFYAETLSERYGADIYFKHEDLLHGGAHKLNNTLGQALLAKRAGKERLIAETGAGQHGTATAMVGALLDMDTTVYMGRKDIGRQRMNVFRMRLMGADVEPVARGNEGLAEAVDAAMEDLVENTEETHYLVGSAVGPDPFPRMVREFQSVIGREAREQIQDMHGDLPDACVAAVGGGSNSIGLFHAFKEDDVAFYGAEPAGKGLDSGQHSAALTATEQDDPQVFQGMKTKMIDEETENHSVSAGLDYPAVGPEHAALQSLGRAEYHGVTDEEALAAFRELSETEGIIPALEPSHAIALAIKLAEEDRHDTLLVNLCGRGDKDMETAAEKFDLAP, from the coding sequence ATGCCTTCACCCGGCGAATTCGAAGAGTTCGGTGGCCGACACGTCCCGGAACCGCTCGAAGAACCGCTCGCTCAGTTGGCCGAGGCGTTCGACGACCTCAAAGACGACCCGGAGTTCCGCGAGGAGTTCGAGTACTTGCTGGAACACTTTGCCGGCCGGCCGACACCGGTGTTTTACGCCGAGACGCTCAGCGAACGCTACGGTGCGGACATCTACTTCAAGCACGAGGACCTGCTCCACGGCGGCGCGCACAAGCTCAACAACACGCTCGGGCAGGCGTTGCTGGCGAAACGGGCCGGCAAGGAGCGCCTCATCGCGGAGACGGGGGCCGGCCAGCACGGCACGGCGACGGCGATGGTCGGCGCGCTGCTGGACATGGACACGACGGTGTACATGGGCCGGAAGGACATCGGTCGACAGCGGATGAACGTCTTCAGGATGCGACTGATGGGCGCGGACGTCGAGCCGGTCGCGCGGGGCAACGAGGGGCTGGCCGAGGCCGTCGACGCCGCGATGGAGGACCTCGTCGAGAACACCGAGGAGACCCACTACCTGGTCGGGAGCGCCGTCGGCCCGGACCCGTTCCCGCGGATGGTCCGTGAGTTCCAGTCGGTCATCGGCCGTGAGGCCCGCGAGCAGATACAGGACATGCACGGTGACCTGCCGGACGCGTGTGTCGCCGCCGTGGGTGGCGGGTCGAACTCCATCGGGCTGTTCCACGCGTTCAAAGAGGACGATGTGGCGTTTTATGGAGCCGAACCGGCCGGGAAGGGGCTCGATTCGGGCCAGCACTCGGCGGCGCTCACAGCGACGGAACAGGACGACCCGCAGGTCTTCCAGGGGATGAAGACGAAGATGATAGACGAGGAGACGGAGAACCACTCCGTCAGCGCCGGGCTCGACTACCCGGCGGTCGGTCCGGAACACGCCGCGCTCCAGTCGCTTGGCCGCGCCGAGTACCACGGCGTCACCGACGAGGAGGCGCTCGCCGCGTTCCGCGAACTGAGCGAGACGGAGGGTATCATCCCGGCGCTCGAACCGAGCCACGCCATCGCGCTCGCCATCAAACTCGCCGAGGAAGACCGTCACGACACCCTTCTGGTGAACCTCTGTGGCCGGGGCGATAAGGACATGGAGACCGCCGCAGAGAAATTCGACCTCGCGCCGTAG
- a CDS encoding DUF4157 domain-containing protein → MGFRTERESASRSDQSASSRGDTRYEAASSFDYDRYPDWRDDDGGSSTRRGPTLSRQEAADLCGFEPYRDGQEVQVQRLVDSHGAGKVRRWADEGMTVETMGKPRDMEQFRERQRERPPQVPWNVERQNARSVQRSRDAHLDSPKAGDAGVPDSVRDVIGSPGRQLDDSIQEAIEERMGDSLGDVRIHTGPQAAKACNDINARAFTVGNHVAFNTGEYDPETPEGQHVLAHELAHVRQQTGGAVSMLPQSGTLEIDPDERLERQAEQTAERVMRGGVIGVPGMRGSDVHVQRLAEDKVFHALALFEAENESGEVGEFRESQNANRISFLHNVAQDIIERGNKESELTEAEVDAAIARGEMDQSRSTDTDSHPGMETETSLGTLADKPKDLGAEIRSLSSAISEDLDQIALTDDQREALKGNIDPSYWEELSWNVIKGILGLKLGPAIIGVEVAEVTLRELWDRTSGSLDDRAEQIRRQVEQGEWQTETSDSQGVGKSRRD, encoded by the coding sequence ATGGGATTCCGGACCGAGCGGGAGAGTGCGTCCCGAAGCGACCAGTCGGCGTCCTCGCGCGGTGACACCCGCTACGAGGCGGCGTCCTCGTTCGACTACGACAGGTATCCGGACTGGCGGGACGACGACGGCGGGTCGTCGACGCGCCGGGGGCCGACGCTCTCCCGCCAAGAGGCGGCGGACCTCTGTGGGTTCGAGCCGTACCGGGACGGTCAGGAAGTCCAGGTCCAGCGGCTGGTCGACAGCCACGGCGCCGGGAAGGTCCGCCGCTGGGCCGACGAGGGGATGACCGTCGAGACGATGGGCAAACCCCGGGACATGGAGCAGTTCCGCGAGCGCCAGCGCGAGCGCCCGCCCCAAGTGCCATGGAACGTCGAGCGGCAGAACGCCCGCTCTGTCCAGCGCTCGCGGGACGCCCATCTGGACTCGCCGAAAGCCGGCGACGCCGGTGTGCCCGACAGCGTTCGGGACGTAATCGGGTCACCGGGCCGGCAGCTGGACGATTCGATTCAGGAGGCCATCGAGGAGCGAATGGGCGACAGTCTGGGCGACGTGCGCATCCACACCGGACCGCAAGCGGCCAAAGCGTGCAATGATATCAACGCACGGGCCTTTACCGTCGGGAATCACGTCGCGTTCAACACCGGTGAGTACGACCCCGAAACTCCGGAGGGACAGCACGTGCTGGCCCACGAGTTAGCGCACGTGAGACAGCAAACGGGGGGTGCCGTCTCGATGCTACCCCAATCCGGGACACTGGAAATCGACCCCGACGAGCGGTTAGAACGGCAGGCCGAACAAACGGCCGAGCGGGTGATGCGGGGTGGTGTAATCGGTGTGCCGGGGATGCGCGGTTCGGACGTGCACGTGCAGCGGTTGGCAGAAGACAAGGTGTTCCATGCGCTTGCGCTGTTCGAGGCCGAGAACGAATCCGGCGAGGTGGGCGAATTCCGGGAGTCACAGAACGCCAACCGAATCAGTTTCCTCCACAATGTCGCGCAGGACATCATCGAGAGAGGTAACAAAGAAAGCGAACTCACTGAGGCAGAAGTCGACGCGGCCATCGCCCGTGGCGAGATGGATCAATCTCGGTCTACCGACACTGATTCGCATCCGGGAATGGAGACCGAGACATCGCTCGGAACGCTGGCAGACAAACCGAAGGACCTCGGAGCAGAGATTCGTTCGCTTTCCTCGGCAATCAGCGAAGACCTCGACCAAATCGCGCTGACAGATGACCAGCGGGAAGCCTTAAAAGGGAATATCGACCCGAGCTACTGGGAAGAACTCTCTTGGAACGTCATCAAGGGTATCTTGGGCCTCAAACTCGGACCAGCGATTATCGGCGTCGAAGTTGCCGAAGTCACGCTCCGCGAGCTGTGGGACCGGACCAGTGGCTCGCTCGATGACCGTGCCGAGCAGATTCGACGGCAGGTTGAACAAGGCGAATGGCAGACTGAAACCTCTGACTCGCAGGGTGTCGGTAAAAGCAGGAGAGACTGA
- a CDS encoding phage tail protein has translation MEFSYATTTSETDWADGVMDNVEVAGGGVVLRTQTTTRRFDVRDGVHDLVVAPDDTLYTVSTEGGVYQYDPTTETRERLLKRTDRTLAEPTAICASGNRVFVCDAADGSITALSTDLHRVVGTLGPDLTDPTAMAYADGTIYVLDDGDLVAVDRAGTASPVATDDLVAPLDIAVRDGEPYVLDDDEGGPSIRRPEAGPDADGPTRATGFEADGEAFTPSCLTILGDQPVVSGRYDDGSGHGIFVYDAATGAFDRRVALEGAATEMVAKAGDPDAQTLYVVAGESRHCRGFEEVHEYAAHPEDDRHVGTAFLRYDSGTTAIDWHRVTLDIVRSSASTQVRLRYLATDEPVLSSLDADSFDGMTDRNAAMLRNAGVETVWELASADPESLTFMAPGWTPASVASLQDRATTELATQAADEWTTSEVIDPQDVLLDDASGRYLYVAVELLGTPDASPLVDAVRAYCPRTSYLRHMPELYQEDQQSAAFLEQFLSVMETSFVDVERTIESVGEYFDPHGAPSESLSWLEGWLAADIGREWPESARRELLARAPELYRKRGTRAGLLELIRLYLRHANPSATDGTGETGPVAADDGSDYRLFFIERTDLDSIDDAVVDRQYGDFLSAGRSFAVFCDALETDEQTRMVQDIVDTERPAHVEGTVVSIEGEFALGENSFLGINTGLTSRTFAMGEASLGEDTVLTPRPGEQASDS, from the coding sequence ATGGAGTTCTCGTACGCGACGACCACGAGTGAGACGGACTGGGCGGACGGCGTGATGGACAACGTCGAGGTGGCCGGCGGCGGAGTCGTTCTCAGGACGCAGACGACGACCCGCCGGTTCGACGTCAGAGACGGCGTCCACGACCTGGTCGTCGCACCGGACGACACGCTCTACACCGTCAGCACCGAGGGCGGCGTCTACCAGTACGACCCGACGACGGAGACTCGCGAGCGCCTGCTCAAGCGCACCGATCGGACGCTCGCGGAGCCGACCGCTATCTGTGCCAGCGGCAACCGCGTGTTCGTCTGTGACGCCGCCGACGGGAGTATCACGGCGCTCTCGACGGACCTCCACCGCGTCGTCGGCACGCTCGGACCCGACCTCACGGACCCGACGGCGATGGCGTACGCCGACGGGACGATCTACGTCCTCGACGACGGCGACCTCGTCGCCGTCGACCGGGCCGGCACCGCCTCGCCGGTGGCGACCGACGACCTCGTCGCGCCGCTCGACATCGCGGTCCGTGACGGCGAGCCCTACGTGCTGGACGACGACGAGGGTGGCCCTTCGATTCGGCGTCCCGAGGCAGGCCCGGACGCAGACGGCCCCACGCGGGCCACCGGGTTCGAGGCCGACGGTGAGGCGTTCACCCCGTCGTGTCTGACCATCCTGGGCGACCAGCCCGTGGTCTCCGGCCGGTACGACGACGGGTCGGGCCACGGCATCTTCGTCTACGACGCTGCGACCGGCGCGTTCGACAGACGAGTGGCTCTGGAGGGGGCGGCCACGGAGATGGTCGCCAAGGCCGGCGACCCCGACGCACAGACGCTCTACGTCGTCGCCGGCGAGTCACGCCACTGCCGCGGGTTCGAGGAGGTCCACGAGTACGCGGCCCACCCGGAGGACGACCGCCACGTCGGCACCGCTTTCCTCCGGTACGATTCGGGGACGACGGCTATCGACTGGCACCGCGTCACCCTCGACATCGTCCGCTCGTCGGCCAGCACGCAGGTCCGACTCCGGTATCTGGCGACCGACGAACCGGTGTTGTCGTCGCTCGACGCCGACAGCTTCGACGGGATGACCGACCGGAACGCGGCGATGCTGCGCAACGCCGGCGTCGAAACGGTGTGGGAGCTGGCCTCGGCCGACCCGGAGTCGCTGACGTTCATGGCTCCGGGGTGGACGCCGGCGAGTGTCGCGTCACTTCAGGACCGGGCCACGACGGAACTGGCGACGCAGGCGGCCGACGAGTGGACCACCAGCGAGGTGATAGACCCACAGGACGTCCTCCTCGACGACGCCAGCGGTCGGTACCTCTACGTCGCCGTCGAGTTGCTCGGCACGCCCGACGCCTCGCCGCTGGTCGACGCCGTCCGGGCGTACTGTCCGCGGACCTCCTACCTCCGGCACATGCCGGAGCTGTATCAGGAGGACCAGCAGTCGGCGGCCTTCCTCGAACAGTTCCTCTCCGTGATGGAGACCTCCTTCGTCGACGTCGAGCGGACCATCGAGTCCGTCGGCGAGTACTTCGACCCCCACGGCGCTCCAAGCGAGTCGCTGTCGTGGCTGGAGGGGTGGCTGGCCGCGGACATCGGCCGCGAGTGGCCCGAGAGCGCCCGGCGGGAGCTGCTGGCCCGCGCGCCGGAACTGTACCGCAAGCGCGGGACGAGAGCGGGCCTGCTCGAACTGATTCGCCTCTACCTCCGCCACGCGAACCCGTCGGCGACCGACGGCACCGGCGAGACCGGCCCCGTCGCGGCCGACGATGGCTCCGACTATCGCCTCTTTTTCATCGAGCGGACCGACCTCGACAGTATCGACGACGCCGTCGTGGACCGCCAGTACGGCGACTTCCTCTCGGCTGGCCGCTCCTTTGCCGTCTTCTGTGACGCGCTCGAAACCGACGAACAGACCCGGATGGTTCAGGATATCGTCGATACCGAGCGGCCGGCCCACGTCGAGGGCACCGTCGTCTCTATCGAGGGGGAGTTCGCGCTCGGAGAGAACTCCTTTCTCGGTATCAACACCGGCCTCACCTCCCGGACCTTCGCCATGGGCGAGGCGTCGCTGGGCGAGGACACCGTCCTCACGCCCCGGCCCGGAGAGCAGGCCTCGGACTCCTGA
- a CDS encoding putative baseplate assembly protein: MGIDVPNLDDRDYEAYLEQAKKLIPAYSEEWTDFNPHDPGITILEVLAWVTETHTYQLDQITDAHREKYLQLMGYHRRLQEPATAPVVLSPPSSAAGERLPAGSRLLVTDGTDERYRFETDHDLVLTDASLARLVTADRNGVTDNSQENNTDGMFYRPFGNPVERGDELYLGFDGDPFAAGRSLTLVANYHDENLPAPTPADPGDPDFEPTVSLQWAYRPPGADGWRPLTVAEDRTTTLYEGGAIELFAPDDAPRMDDGAPFDVTDSAHVWIRCRVERAGYEIPPQLDAIEPNTVAASHRVHVGDETLSQVSGLGEPTALNGQTYELEHTPVFSAEIRVDGAPFVEVADFDASGPTDPHYRLDRETGRVTFGDGEQGRVPPADATVTADYVYGGGEDGCVSPDAVWQFESPGTTLDGGTLLGDLDVAAAGAATGGRDRETITGAVERLRRDLRSPDRGVTITDYETLAARTPGVRVGQTNVVVDGETVTVVVVPYAPPDVPRPTPSEGFLGTVEQYVTERATLGDRVTVTGPTYVGLDVTVSGQAHPRYTDDGYEADVRATLDSLVHPLVAGGWPFGRSLSTADIAERVADLDGIDYVSDVDITAHGGTTRDDTIAIGPRELFAVVDVTTELSMAAGDGGR, encoded by the coding sequence ATGGGTATCGACGTACCGAACCTCGACGACAGGGATTACGAGGCGTATCTCGAACAGGCCAAGAAGCTGATTCCGGCCTACTCCGAGGAGTGGACGGACTTCAATCCACACGACCCGGGTATCACGATTCTCGAAGTCCTCGCGTGGGTGACCGAGACACACACCTACCAGCTCGACCAGATAACCGACGCCCACCGCGAGAAGTACCTCCAGTTGATGGGGTACCACCGGCGGTTACAGGAGCCAGCGACGGCCCCCGTCGTGCTCTCGCCGCCGTCGTCTGCCGCCGGCGAACGGCTCCCGGCCGGGAGCCGCCTGCTGGTCACCGACGGCACCGACGAACGCTACCGCTTCGAGACGGACCACGACCTGGTGTTGACAGACGCCTCGCTGGCGAGGCTCGTCACCGCCGACCGGAACGGCGTGACGGACAACAGTCAGGAGAACAACACCGACGGCATGTTCTACCGCCCCTTCGGCAACCCCGTCGAACGCGGTGACGAGCTGTATCTCGGCTTCGACGGGGACCCGTTCGCCGCGGGCCGCTCGCTCACGCTGGTCGCGAACTACCACGACGAGAACCTCCCGGCGCCGACGCCAGCCGACCCGGGCGATCCCGACTTCGAGCCGACCGTCTCCCTCCAGTGGGCGTACCGGCCGCCCGGGGCCGACGGATGGCGGCCCCTGACTGTCGCCGAGGACCGAACTACGACGCTCTACGAGGGGGGCGCTATCGAACTGTTCGCGCCCGACGACGCGCCCCGGATGGACGACGGGGCTCCGTTCGACGTGACCGACTCGGCGCACGTCTGGATTCGCTGTCGCGTCGAGCGGGCCGGCTACGAGATACCCCCCCAGCTGGACGCCATCGAACCGAACACGGTCGCTGCGAGCCACCGCGTGCACGTCGGCGACGAGACGCTCTCGCAAGTGTCGGGACTGGGCGAGCCGACCGCGCTGAACGGCCAGACCTACGAACTGGAACACACGCCGGTGTTCTCGGCTGAGATACGGGTCGACGGTGCGCCCTTCGTCGAAGTGGCCGACTTCGACGCGTCCGGCCCGACAGACCCCCACTACCGGCTGGACCGCGAGACCGGTCGGGTCACCTTCGGCGACGGCGAACAGGGGCGGGTGCCGCCGGCCGACGCGACGGTCACCGCCGACTACGTCTACGGCGGCGGCGAGGACGGCTGTGTCTCGCCCGACGCCGTCTGGCAGTTCGAGTCGCCCGGAACGACGCTCGATGGGGGGACGCTGCTCGGTGACCTCGATGTGGCGGCCGCCGGTGCTGCGACGGGCGGCCGCGACCGGGAGACGATCACGGGGGCGGTAGAGCGTCTCCGACGCGATCTCCGGTCCCCCGACCGAGGCGTGACGATAACGGACTACGAGACGCTGGCCGCCCGAACGCCGGGGGTCCGCGTCGGCCAGACCAACGTCGTCGTCGACGGCGAGACCGTCACTGTCGTCGTGGTCCCGTACGCACCACCGGACGTTCCCCGACCGACCCCCAGCGAGGGCTTTCTCGGCACGGTCGAGCAGTACGTCACCGAGCGCGCCACGCTGGGGGACCGCGTGACGGTGACGGGGCCGACCTACGTCGGGCTGGACGTGACCGTCTCCGGGCAGGCCCACCCTCGGTACACCGACGACGGTTACGAGGCCGACGTGCGGGCGACCCTCGACTCGCTGGTCCACCCGCTCGTAGCCGGGGGCTGGCCGTTCGGTCGCTCGCTGTCGACCGCCGACATCGCGGAGCGAGTGGCCGACCTCGACGGTATCGACTACGTCTCCGACGTGGATATCACGGCCCACGGCGGGACGACGAGAGACGACACAATCGCCATCGGACCGCGGGAGCTGTTCGCCGTCGTCGACGTGACGACGGAGCTGTCGATGGCGGCCGGCGACGGGGGGCGGTAG
- a CDS encoding putative baseplate assembly protein — protein sequence MTPPTVDDSDQEALFEALLERADVYTDEWDPTTADTGRTLLRIFSTFEADVRNRLNSVPEKHRIAFLDVLGFERRPPKAARVPLTVHVPDDLDRNVVIPGGTQAVSESGDDTQLFELPRDRGFEATGATLTDAVAVDPAADSIVDHSAVVDGDAVELFEGTDDQQHHLYVASGQTLTLNPGSSFAVTAELDVDNDAFAEAVVWEYYGEDATGEEGWHRLRPPRPGRDRAAESSIEAYKQRLRDRVEAGDDGAGSQAASAHTASDGSAYEATFELPGEVVEHTINGVESRWLRCRLVDDDADLLSVSMRDLSLHAGQTDDASGLDPDFMLSNDVPLSAEKGPLKPLGELPQPPTAFYVACEEAFTKPGGTATLEFAPPGGPVTVADGEGGTTTDGEASGRRGTDVGVLGGAPRLSWEYWNGEGWVQLGDIEDGTDTFHEAGTVTFSVPDDIEATTVSGHENVWVRARLVSGNYGQPGLNVPEVEGFDGTDGDLDPPVFGDVTVHYEHSGQPFDAVFRHNNAAYSEDLTDHAEAYVPFRDLPDTSQTLYLGFDDALRDGPLTLFAPVEDTTYPQSFDPGMEWEYCTAPSEFSWSELDVRDRTGGFTERGIVSLTVPSETTAFELFGRRRHWIRVRTTQDEFDRPDDAEGSRDSATAETAADRTSRTTAPPVLEGLHLNTRWAYNKRTVEDEVLGSSDGSHDQSFRCAHAPMMSIDVWVDESETLSAGERRDLLADRPDAVDRVSDERGDLAAFWVRWQRVDDFLDSGPTDRHYVVNKTLGTVDFGDGDAGAIPPSGQDNVRATYTTGGGSDGNVDARTITDLKSPISLVDDVSNPESADGGADTESIEALVSRSANRLKHRRRAVTPADYEQVALSEFRELSTVKCETTAAGGETRVTVIIVPETERDKPVPSMALKHQVRDTLTDHAPATVVESDEMDIVVRGPGYAEISVEATVRAPTVKSVSLLKQRIRRELDDYLHPLTGRDGGGWEFGTLPDPETLVERIDGIAEVAASLDVTTYVETSGERRALTGRQAEEALPQNTLVCSGTHRLRVTMGD from the coding sequence GTGACGCCCCCGACCGTCGACGACAGCGACCAGGAGGCGCTGTTCGAGGCTCTCCTGGAGCGGGCCGACGTCTACACGGACGAGTGGGACCCGACCACGGCCGACACCGGCCGGACGCTCCTCCGAATCTTCTCGACGTTCGAGGCCGACGTTCGCAACCGGCTCAACAGCGTCCCGGAGAAACACCGGATCGCGTTTCTGGACGTGCTGGGCTTCGAGCGACGGCCGCCGAAGGCCGCTCGGGTCCCGCTGACCGTCCACGTGCCCGACGACCTCGACCGGAACGTGGTCATCCCCGGCGGGACACAGGCCGTCTCGGAGTCGGGTGACGACACACAGCTGTTCGAGCTCCCGCGCGACCGCGGGTTCGAGGCGACCGGGGCGACGCTGACCGACGCCGTCGCCGTCGACCCGGCGGCCGACAGTATCGTCGACCACTCGGCGGTCGTCGACGGCGACGCAGTCGAACTGTTCGAGGGGACGGACGACCAGCAACACCACCTCTACGTCGCCAGCGGGCAGACGCTGACTCTCAACCCCGGCTCGTCGTTCGCCGTCACCGCCGAACTCGACGTGGACAACGACGCCTTCGCCGAGGCCGTCGTCTGGGAGTACTACGGGGAGGACGCCACCGGCGAGGAGGGGTGGCACCGGCTCCGCCCGCCCCGGCCCGGTCGGGACCGCGCCGCCGAGAGCAGCATCGAAGCGTACAAACAGCGACTCCGAGACCGGGTCGAGGCCGGTGACGACGGGGCGGGGTCGCAGGCGGCGAGCGCGCACACGGCGAGCGACGGGTCGGCCTACGAGGCCACCTTCGAGCTCCCCGGCGAGGTCGTCGAACACACGATAAACGGCGTCGAGAGCCGCTGGCTTCGCTGTCGGCTCGTCGACGACGACGCGGACCTCCTCTCGGTGTCGATGCGTGACCTGTCGCTGCACGCGGGCCAGACGGACGACGCCTCGGGGCTCGATCCCGACTTCATGCTGTCGAACGACGTGCCGCTGTCGGCCGAGAAGGGGCCGCTCAAGCCGCTTGGCGAGCTGCCCCAGCCGCCGACCGCGTTCTACGTGGCCTGCGAGGAAGCGTTCACCAAACCCGGCGGCACCGCCACGCTGGAGTTCGCCCCGCCGGGCGGTCCGGTTACCGTCGCGGACGGCGAGGGGGGTACGACAACCGACGGTGAGGCGTCCGGACGACGGGGGACGGACGTCGGCGTCCTCGGCGGCGCGCCGCGGCTCTCCTGGGAGTACTGGAACGGCGAGGGGTGGGTGCAACTGGGCGACATCGAGGACGGCACGGACACGTTCCACGAGGCCGGCACCGTCACGTTCAGTGTCCCCGACGACATCGAGGCGACGACCGTCTCGGGTCACGAGAACGTCTGGGTTCGGGCACGGCTGGTCAGTGGCAACTACGGTCAGCCGGGACTGAACGTCCCGGAGGTCGAGGGGTTCGACGGCACCGACGGTGACCTCGACCCGCCGGTCTTTGGCGACGTGACGGTCCACTACGAACACAGCGGCCAGCCGTTCGACGCCGTCTTCCGGCACAACAACGCCGCGTACAGCGAGGACCTCACCGACCACGCCGAGGCGTACGTCCCGTTCCGTGACCTCCCCGACACGAGCCAGACACTGTATCTCGGGTTCGACGACGCGCTCCGCGACGGTCCGTTGACCCTGTTCGCTCCCGTCGAGGACACGACCTACCCCCAGTCGTTCGACCCGGGGATGGAGTGGGAGTACTGTACGGCACCCTCGGAGTTCTCGTGGTCGGAACTGGACGTCCGCGACCGAACCGGGGGGTTCACGGAGCGCGGCATCGTCTCGCTGACCGTCCCGTCGGAGACGACGGCGTTCGAGCTGTTCGGGCGGCGCCGTCACTGGATCCGGGTGCGGACGACACAGGACGAGTTCGACCGTCCGGACGATGCCGAGGGCTCGCGTGACTCGGCGACGGCCGAGACCGCCGCCGACCGAACGAGCCGAACCACGGCCCCGCCGGTGCTCGAAGGGCTCCATCTCAACACGCGCTGGGCCTACAACAAGCGGACCGTCGAGGACGAGGTGCTCGGCTCCTCGGACGGCTCGCACGACCAGTCGTTTCGATGTGCCCACGCTCCCATGATGAGCATCGACGTCTGGGTCGACGAGTCCGAGACGCTGTCGGCCGGCGAGCGACGCGACCTGCTGGCGGACCGGCCCGACGCGGTCGACCGGGTGTCCGACGAACGCGGCGACCTCGCGGCGTTCTGGGTGCGCTGGCAGCGCGTCGACGACTTCCTCGATTCGGGGCCGACGGACCGACACTACGTCGTCAACAAGACGCTCGGCACCGTCGACTTCGGTGACGGTGACGCCGGGGCGATACCCCCCAGCGGACAGGACAACGTGCGTGCGACGTACACCACGGGGGGCGGCAGCGACGGCAACGTCGACGCCCGGACGATTACCGACCTGAAAAGCCCCATCTCGCTCGTCGACGACGTCTCGAACCCGGAGTCGGCCGACGGCGGCGCCGACACGGAGTCTATCGAGGCACTGGTCTCGCGGTCCGCTAACCGGCTGAAACACCGCCGCCGAGCGGTGACGCCCGCCGACTACGAGCAGGTCGCCCTCTCCGAGTTCCGCGAGCTCTCGACCGTGAAGTGCGAGACGACAGCGGCGGGCGGGGAGACGAGGGTGACCGTCATCATCGTCCCGGAGACCGAACGGGATAAACCCGTCCCGTCGATGGCGCTGAAACACCAGGTCCGGGACACCCTCACCGACCACGCGCCGGCGACGGTCGTCGAGTCCGACGAGATGGATATCGTCGTCCGAGGGCCGGGATACGCGGAGATATCGGTCGAGGCGACCGTCCGCGCACCGACGGTAAAGAGCGTCTCGCTGCTGAAACAGCGTATCCGCCGGGAACTCGACGACTATCTGCACCCGCTGACGGGGCGCGACGGCGGTGGCTGGGAGTTCGGGACGCTCCCCGACCCCGAGACGCTGGTCGAGAGAATCGACGGTATCGCCGAAGTCGCGGCTTCGCTCGACGTGACTACGTACGTCGAAACCAGCGGGGAACGCCGGGCGTTGACAGGCCGGCAGGCCGAGGAGGCGCTCCCCCAGAACACGCTGGTCTGTAGCGGTACACATCGCCTGCGAGTGACCATGGGGGACTGA
- a CDS encoding GPW/gp25 family protein, with translation MSEDFLGKGWSYPVKPDHRGDIQLSAADDDITESIRIILGTAKGERVMRPDFGCDIHDHVYSAATPATLNVIETSVREALVRWEPRIDIEGVDAYTDEDEPNKILIDIDYRVRSTNALANMVYPFYITEGDG, from the coding sequence ATGTCGGAGGACTTTCTGGGAAAGGGGTGGTCATACCCCGTCAAGCCCGACCATCGAGGGGACATCCAGCTCTCGGCGGCCGACGACGACATCACCGAATCCATCCGCATCATCCTCGGGACGGCGAAAGGCGAGCGGGTGATGCGCCCGGACTTTGGCTGTGATATCCACGACCACGTCTACTCCGCGGCGACGCCGGCGACGCTGAACGTCATCGAGACCTCGGTTCGCGAAGCACTGGTCCGCTGGGAGCCCCGTATCGATATCGAGGGCGTCGACGCCTACACCGACGAGGACGAGCCGAACAAGATACTCATCGATATCGACTACCGGGTCCGCTCGACGAACGCCCTGGCGAATATGGTGTACCCGTTCTACATAACGGAGGGTGATGGGTGA